In Nostoc sp. GT001, a genomic segment contains:
- a CDS encoding M15 family metallopeptidase produces MRPYHQIPIFECGEPLMAIPLKLFAVESPHPYEKLGAPYGDRSPYYLRQSVIENLIQAQNYLNLLHPNWRIQIFDAYRPIAVQQFMVDYSFTQAVRDRGLTDVELSPNQRQEIWEAVYAIWAAPSLDEKTPPPHSTGGAVDVTLVDDAGQIVNMGSPIDEMSERSHPNYYANSDRSETQKYHAHRQLLRDVMLKAGFQRNPREWWHFSVGDQMWAWLNNESNPANPVTARYGRLT; encoded by the coding sequence ATGAGGCCTTATCATCAAATCCCAATTTTCGAGTGTGGTGAACCGCTAATGGCGATTCCTCTAAAATTATTTGCGGTGGAATCTCCCCATCCTTATGAAAAATTAGGTGCGCCTTATGGCGATCGCTCTCCCTATTATCTCCGTCAAAGCGTCATTGAAAATTTGATCCAAGCGCAAAATTATCTTAATCTTCTGCATCCTAACTGGCGTATCCAAATTTTTGATGCTTATCGCCCGATCGCAGTCCAGCAGTTTATGGTAGATTACAGCTTCACCCAAGCAGTGCGGGATAGGGGATTAACTGATGTGGAATTATCCCCAAACCAACGCCAAGAGATTTGGGAAGCGGTTTATGCAATTTGGGCTGCACCAAGTTTAGATGAAAAAACTCCCCCTCCTCACAGTACTGGTGGGGCAGTAGATGTAACGTTGGTAGATGATGCAGGGCAAATAGTGAATATGGGTTCGCCAATTGATGAGATGTCAGAGCGATCGCATCCTAATTATTATGCCAATAGCGATCGCTCTGAAACCCAAAAGTATCATGCTCATCGTCAGCTATTGCGAGATGTAATGTTAAAAGCTGGCTTTCAACGCAATCCTAGAGAATGGTGGCATTTTTCTGTTGGCGATCAAATGTGGGCTTGGCTGAACAATGAATCTAATCCAGCCAATCCTGTCACAGCACGTTATGGACGGCTTACATAG
- a CDS encoding TspO/MBR family protein, whose translation MIPSWIIIGAVTFFIALGSFLITPRDVKWFAHLSRPRWLVFEPLIPFIWTVIFISGTVSAYIIWEKNPGSLITWLLMALYLVVEIITVAYIPLMLRFRSLKTGEILGLIGLILALVLAICVLPISLMAALLLLPYLVWTPIGTYTTDELRELNPQDA comes from the coding sequence ATGATTCCATCTTGGATAATAATTGGGGCTGTAACTTTCTTCATTGCCCTTGGGAGTTTCTTAATCACGCCGCGTGATGTTAAATGGTTTGCACATTTAAGTCGCCCTCGCTGGCTAGTTTTTGAGCCGCTGATTCCGTTCATCTGGACTGTGATTTTTATCAGTGGTACAGTTTCAGCTTATATTATCTGGGAAAAAAATCCCGGCAGCTTAATTACTTGGCTATTAATGGCTTTGTATCTCGTGGTAGAAATTATTACCGTCGCCTACATACCTCTAATGTTGAGATTTCGCAGTCTCAAAACCGGGGAAATTCTTGGACTAATTGGTTTGATTTTAGCCCTTGTCTTGGCAATTTGCGTTTTACCGATTTCTTTAATGGCGGCGCTGTTACTCCTTCCCTATCTAGTTTGGACTCCCATTGGGACTTATACCACCGACGAGTTAAGAGAGTTAAATCCTCAAGATGCATAA